CCGGCGAGGGCCCCGCAGCCGGCGGCCATCACTGATCTGAGCTACCGCTGACCCGCGGGCCCCGACCGGCGCGTGCACACCGCCGATGTCGGGGCCACCGGTTACTGTCACGGGCGTGGCCGCTTCGAAAGTACGTTCGCAATACCGTTGCTCGGAATGTCAGCACGCCACCCCCAAATGGGTCGGCCGCTGCGCCAATTGCGGCACCTGGGGAACGGTCGACGAAGTAGCGACACTGGCACCGGTGGGCAGCCCTGTCCGCCGCTCGGTGGCCCCGACCTCGCCCGCCGTGCCGATCACCGCCATCGACCCTGGCATCACCCGGCATTTCGCGACCGGGGTCAGTGAGCTGGACCGGGTCCTCGGCGGCGGCCTGGTGGCCGGTTCGGTCACGCTGCTGGCCGGGGAACCCGGAGTCGGCAAGTCCACCCTGCTCCTCGAAGTCGCCAATCGCTGGGCGCACACCGGCCGCCGCGCCCTCTACCTGTCCGGCGAGGAGTCCGCGGGCCAGATCCGGCTGCGGGCCGAACGCACCGGCTGCACGCACGACAACGTCTATCTGGCAGGCGAATCCGATCTGCAGATCGCCCTCGGTCACATCGACGAGGTCAAACCGAGCCTGGTGATCGTCGACTCGGTGCAGACCATGTCCACCACCGAAGCCGACGGCGTGACCGGCGGGGTGACGCAGGTGCGCGCGGTGACGACGGCGCTCACCGGCTACGCCAAGACCGCGGTCGGAGACCCGGCGGTGGCCATGATCCTGGTCGGCCATGTGACCAAGGACGGCGCCATCGCGGGCCCGCGCTCACTGGAGCATCTGGTCGACGTGGTGCTGCACTTCGAAGGCGATCACACGTCGAGCCTGCGCATGGTGCGCGGGGTCAAGAACCGGTTCGGCGCCGCCGACGAGGTCGGCTGTTTTCAGATGCACGACAACGGAATCGAGTGCGTCAGCGATCCGTCCGGACTGTTCCTGGACCAGCGTCCGGCGGCGGTGCCCGGCACCGCCATCACGGTCACCCTCGACGGCAAGCGCCCCATGATCGGCGAGGTTCAGGCGCTCGTCGCCCAGCCGGTTGGGCCGCCCCGGCGGGTCGTCAGCGGAATCGACTCGGCCCGCGCGGCCATGATCGGCGCGGTACTGCAGACCCGGTGCGCCCTGCCGATCGGCAACAACGACATCTACCTGTCCACCGTCGGCGGCATGCGGCTGACCGATCCGTCCTCGGATCTGGCCGTGGCGGTGGCCGTCGCCTCGGCCTACCTCGACATCGCGTTGCCGATGAACGCGGTGGCTATCGGTGAGGTGGGGCTCGTCGGCGATCTGCGCCGGGTCACCGGTATGGACCGCAGGCTGGCCGAGGCCGCCCGGTTGGGGTTCAACATTGCCGTGGTGCCGCCAGGGGTCACCAGCGCGCCGCCGGGACTGCGCGTCATCACCGTCGATCACATCGGGGCGGCGTTACGGGCACTCAAAGACATCGCGATTGCCAGCAATCAATCCCATCACGGACAATAGCGGCCGACCCTAGGAGAGCTGATGGCCGTGAACTCCGGCGCCAGGACCAGCCGCACCGTCGTGCATCTGGCTCGGCCGACGCTACGAGAAACCCTCGGCCGCCTGGCGCCCGGTACCCCGCTGCGCGACGGCCTGGAACGCATCCTGCGCGGCAAGACGGGCGCGCTGATCGTGCTCGGCTACGACGACAGCGTGGAGACCATCTGCGACGGCGGATTCGCCCTCGACGTGCGGTATGCCCCCACCCGGTTGCGCGAGCTGTCGAAGATGGACGGCGCGGTGGTGCTGTCCAGCGACGGCAGCCGGATAGTGCGGGCCAACGTCCAGCTGGTGCCTGATCCATCGATCCCCACTGACGAGTCCGGGACCCGCCACCGCTCGGCCGAGCGCACCGCGATCCAGACCGGTTACCCGGTGATCTCGGTGAGCCATTCGATGAGCATCGTGACGGTCTACGTCGCCGGGGAGCGCCACGTGGTGCCCGATTCGGCGACCATCCTGTCCCGGGCCAACCAGACCATCGCGACGCTGGAGCGCTACAAGGGCCGGCTCGATGAGGTCAGCAAGCAGCTGTCGACCGCAGAGATCGAAGACTTCGTGACGCTGCGCGACGTCATGACCGTGGTGCAGCGCCTGGAGATGGTGCGCCGCATCAGCCTTGAGATCGACGCGGACGTCGTCGAACTCGGCACCGACGGACGCCAGCTCAAACTGCAGCTCGACGAACTCGTCGGCGACAACGAGGCCGCCCGCGAGCTGATCGTGCGGGATTACCACGCCCTTCCGGATCCGCCGACGGCCGCGCAGGTGCACTCGACGCTCGATGAGCTGGATGCCCTGACCGACAGTGAGCTGCTCGACTTCACCACGCTGGCAAGGGTTTTCGGCTATCCGTCGACGTCCGAGGCGCAGGACTCGGCGATGAGCTCACGCGGCTACCGCGCCATGGCAGGGATACCGCGACTGCAGTTCGCCCACGTCGATCTGTTGGTCCGCTCGTTCGGCTCACTGCAGGGGCTGCTGGCCGCCAGCGCGGACGATCTGCAGTCCGTCGACGGCATCGGGTCGATGTGGGCCCGGCACATCCGTGAGGGCCTGTCGCTGCTGGCCGAGTCGACCATCGCCGACCGGCTGGCCTGAGCCTCAGTTACCCGGCGTGGGCGTCTCCGCCGCCGGCGCGCCCTCAGCAGCGGGCGGTGCAGGCTGTTGCGGGTTGGCCTGCGCCAGGATGAACGGCACCGGCGCCGATCTGAGGTTGCCAAGCTGCACCATCAGGTTGTAGGTGCCGGGACCGATCGGCTGACGGGGCATCGGGCACTGCGGCGCCGACCCCATGCCGGTCCAGGTCACCTCGGTGGTGACCTGCTCACCGGGGTTGAAGGTCTTCACCAGGGTCTCGTTGGACGGTGCGCAGTCCAGGTTCGACCACAGCCGGTTGTTGTCCAGCGAGTACACGTAGGCGGCCAGCACCGCGGCACCCACGTCCCGCTTGCAGGCCACCAGGCCGATGTTGGTCACGACCATGGTGAACTTCGGCTGATCGCCCACGACGTACTCGGGCTGGCTGGTGATGCCCTTGACCGCGAGCGTGGAATCCGGGCAGTCGTCGCCCTCTTTGAGCAGCGGCGGCGGCGTGACGGCAGCGGTCGGCGTGGCCGTCGGCGGCGGCGCGTGCTGAGCCGGCGGCACCACCGGGGTCTTCACCTCGGGATTCTCGCCCGGCAGCGGCGTCGGAGGGGCAGCCGCGGCAGAGGGTTCGTCAGCTGACTTGGTCTCGGCTCCGGAGCTGCTGGTCATGATCACCGCGACGATCGCGGCGATGATCCCCACGACCACCACCGCGATTCCGATGGCCAGCGCACGGCGCCGCCAGTAAATCTGCGAGGGCAGTGGCCCATGAGGTTCGAGATCTAACACGGCTTTCACGGTAAGCCCAGGTCATGCCGGGTTGTCCGAGGCGCCTCGGCGTGTCGGGCTTGTCGGTATGTGGAGTTAGCGTCGAGGTGCTGCATGAGCGTGGGGACAAGTCGCTGCTGGAGGAGCTGATGGACGACTTCATAGCGTTGCTGGCATCGTTTTCGGGCCGTTTCTACCAACTGCGGTCCCGGCAGAATCAACAGCGGCTGCTCGACGCGGCCGTTGGGCGATTACCACAGCGGTCCTGACGTGGTGATTCAGTCTGCGGTGCCGTTGCGGATCTCCGTGGCGGTCGACGACGCGACTGGCGAGGCCATCTCTATCGACGCCCGGATAGGGTGGCTTTTGGACCTGGTCGAGCAGCTCAGCACCGAGTTGATGCAGTCGCTTTGGCAGCCCGCGACGTTCGCTGCGCTCCATGGTGGGGTTGATGGGCTGGGCCGCAGATTGCCCTCGACTGCCGCGGCGGCCGCCGCGCGATTGGGCTGGGTACCCACACCCCCGATCGGGGTGTACGTCCCGTCGCGGGTAGTGCGATTGGCCCAAGCGAACGTGGTGCCGGTATTGAGAACGATCGCCTTTCGGGATGCGCTGATCGGCCCGGTGATCGCCGCCCTCGACGAGCACGGCCGACTCGATCGCCGGCGTCTCGGACAGGACCGGGCCCGGTATGTGCCCTCGGCGTTCCTGCGCAACCTATGCCGCCAGTTGAGCCATCCCCGCGGCGCAGTCGTGACCTCGATCGTCCAGATTCAGAACCAACCCACGGTAGCGCGGATCGCCCGGCTGGGGGCGGCCGATGGCCAGCTGGTCGAGCTGAACGCCGCGGATCCGGCCGGGGTGTGGCTCCGCATCAAACTGCCGACCAGCGCGGCGCCAACTGGGCGCGGTGAATGGTCGTGGTGTCGGCTGTGGTGCCCGCTCCCGCCGCATCTGAAAGAACGTGACATCGCTTGCTGGCATCTGCCAACACTCAGCGTGCAGCGCGGTAGACCGTTGTTGCGGTTCACCATCTCCGAAATCGTTCCCGATCCGGCCACTGCCGCCGCGGCCGCAGCGTTGGGGATCGACTGGTGCCCATCCTCCCTGGGCTCGGCGACCGTGGTCGTCGAATGTGCCGGACAGCTATTCACCGACGCAGCCACACACGTGTACAACGATCGCGGTCTGGGCATCAAGCTTGCCCGGCTGCAGGCCGAGGGCCAGGCGTTGACCGGCAAGATCGCCCGACTGACGAAACTCGCCGCCAACGCTGCTGAACCCACGCGCGCCCAATTGACCGCCAAAATCGAGACCCTGCACGACAACCGGCGGGCGCTGGGCGCCAAACGGCGACGGATCAATCGGGACATGGCGTTCGACTTCGCCGTCACCATGACCACGATGGCCACTACCTCAGGCGCTGGGGTGATCGCGGTGGAAGACTTGCGCGACCTGGAATCGACTGGCCGAGGCCGCGCCAACAACAACCGAGCGGCCCAATCAGCCCGCCGCCGGGCGGTCGTGGCGCTTGAGCACACCGCCGCCAGAGCCGGTCTGGAAGTCGTGATGTGCCCACCACGGGGCACATCAGCGAACTGTTCCAGCTGCGATCAGGAGCTGACCCGTCCCGGCGGGTATCACACCGCAACATGCGAACGCTGCGGCATCCGAGGTGCAAACCGTGACCAGATCGCGGGTCAGAACATCGCCAAACGCGTTCTACTGGCCAAGGCGAAAGTCAAGCGGCCCAAAGGAAAACCGAAACGAGTTACCACCGTCGAGCACCAGCCGGTACGCAAAACCCGGCGCAAAACCACCGCCACACCGAAACAACGCCGCCACAAACGAGTGCGGCGCACGATCCCGCGACCGCTGGTGGCCACCCGGCCACCAAGCCCATCGTTCGTTCCTGCACGTGCAGCGTCCGTGTGGGACAGAGACCAGCAACCCGCCACCACAGCGGCGAGCACCTCTGCACAACCGATCCCCGACACCGGCGACACCCATGTGTCAGCAAATGTCAGAGACCGATAGACGCTTCGCCGATGTTGCCCAGGTGGCTGCGCAGTTCCACGTGCCCGTCCGACAGGTGGTACGTGGCGCCGACGATGGCCTGGGTGCCCGCGGCCAGGCCGTTGGCGATCGCGGACGAGCGCATCTGCAGCTGGCTGACCGTTTCCTTGACGTGGAAGGCCTCGAACTCGTCGACGCGGGTCAGGCCGGAATGCCGGCCCATGAGGATCGACGGGGTGACGCGCTCCACGATGTCGCGTACGTAGCCGCCGGGCACCTGACCTTCGTCGAGGGCGGTGATCGCGGCCTTGACCGCGCCGCAGCTGTCGTGGCCGAGGACCACGATCAGCGGCACCTCCAGGATGGAGACCGCGTACTCGATCGAACCCAGCACCGCGTTGTCGATGACGTGGCCGGCGGTGCGCACCACGAACATGTCGCCCAGGCCCTGGTCGAACAGCAACTCGGCGGCGACGCGGCTGTCACCGCAGCCGAACACCACCGCGGTGGGCTTCTGCCCGTGCGTCAGCTTCGCCCGACGGGCGATGTCCTGGCTGGGGTGCTGCGGTTCGCCTGCGACAAAGCGGGCGTTACCGTCCTTGAGTGCCTTCCAAGCGGACACCGGATTCGAGTTGGGCATGCCAGCCATTCTGCATGAGGCTGCGATGAGCATCGACCCTGGCGAATTAGTAGGTTGGTATGAATCCGCCCAGCGTGACCTGCCGTGGCGTCGACCAGGCGTTTCCGCCTGGCAGATCTTGGTCAGCGAATTCATGCTGCAGCAGACGCCGGTGGCGCGCGTCGAGCCGATCTGGCTGGCCTGGATCGAGCGGTGGCCCACACCGTCGGCCACCGCGGCCGCCGGGTCCGCCGAGGTGCTGCGCGCCTGGGGAAAGCTGGGCTACCCGCGCCGGGCCAAGCGCCTGCACGAATGCGCAGTGGTGATCGCCACCGAGTACGGCGACGAGGTGCCGGCCGACGTCGACACGCTGCTGACGCTGCCCGGCATCGGCGCCTACACCGCGCGTGCGGTGGCCTGCTTCGCGTATTCGGCCAGCGTGCCGGTGGTCGACACCAACGTGCGCCGCGTGGTGACCAGGGTGCTGCACGGCCAGGCAGACGCGCCGGCCCGGGCCCGCGACCTCGAAGACGTCGCCGCTCTCCTGCCCGATGAGGAAACCGCACCGACCTTCTCGGCCGCGCTCATGGAACTGGGTGCGGTGGTGTGCACCTCTCGGGCACCGCAGTGCGGGATCTGCCCACTGAGCCGGTGCCGTTGGCGCACCGCGGGCTATCCGGCCGGGACGGTCGCCAAGCGGGTGCAGCGGTATGCCGGGACGGACCGCCAGGTTCGGGGCAAGCTGCTGGACGTGTTGCGCGACAGCAGTTCTCCGGTCACCCGGGCCCAGTTGGACGTGGTCTGGCTCACCGACACCGCCCAACGCGACCGGGCTCTCGACTCACTTCTGGTCGACGGGTTGGTGGAGCAGACCGCCGACGGTCTCTTCGCCCTGGCCGGCGAAGGTGAAATTCCATGAGATCGGCATGAATCCGTTCCGCGGCACACCATTTGGGCGTTGCTTCACATAGAACGGAGCTATGTCAAGCAAATTCTTCGCGACCATTGCGTGTACTGCGATGGGCCTTGGCGCCGGCCTGGGCCTGGCGGCGACCGCGAACGCCGCACCGGCGGGCACCGGTTCAGCCGCCGACACCGTGCGTGACCTGCAGAGCCGGGGCTATCACGTGCAGGTCAACTCGAACGCCAATACGGCCCTGTCGAATTGCCGGGTGACCGGGGTGCACGGACTGGCCGACTCCAACATCGACGACAACGGGTACCGCATCGACTCGGCGCAGCACACCACGGTCTACGTGAACGTGGCCTGCCAGCCCGACGGCTGACGCATCACGCGGTGACGGCTTCTTCGGCTGCACCACAGGCGAATTGACGCCGGTAGTCCGACGGTGTCACGCCGATGAGCCGGCGGAAGTGATGGCGCAGCAGCGTCGCGGTACCGAACCCGGCCTGGCCGGCGATCCGATCGATGTCGAGATCGGACTCCTCCAGCAGCCTGCGTGCGTACAACACCCGCTGATCGGTGATCCACTGCATGGGCGTGGTGCCGGTCTCCTCGACGAACCGGCGGGCGAACGTGCGCGTGGACATCGCGGATCGCCTGGCCAAGGTCGTCACAGTGTGCGGCTTGTCCAGGTTCCCCATGATCCAGTCCAGATGCGGCGCAAAGCCTTCCGAGCACCGGACCGGGATCGGCTGATCGATGAACTGGCGTTGCCCGCCGTCCCGCTGCGGAGGGACCACCATGCGCCGCGCGATCTTGTTGGTGACCTCGCTGCCGAGTTCGCGGCGAACCAGATGCAGGCACGCATCGATGCCCGCCGCGGTACCCGCACTGGTGATCAGGTTTCCGTCGTCGACGAACAGGACGTTGCGGTCCACCTTGGCCGTCGGATACTTGCGGGCCAGCGCGTCGGCGTGCATCCAGTGCGTGGTGCACGGCCTGCCGTCGAGCAGGCCCGCCGCGCCGGCGAGAAAGGCGCCCGAGCACACGGTCAGGATGATCGAGCCCGCATCGGCGGCGGCCCGCACAGCCTCCAACGCCTCGGGTAGGTAGTCGGAGGTGCCGATGGCCGGGATCGCCACCAGGTCGGCGCCCTGGAGGGCATCCAGCCCGTGCTCAGGCGTCAGGGTGGCCCCGACCGACGTCCGTAGCGGCTTGCCAGGTTCGGGCCCGCACACCTTGAAGTCGAAGTTGGGGACCCCGTCCGCGGACCGGTCGATTCCGAAAACCTCGCAGATGACCCCGAACTCGAAAACGGCCAGGCCATCGAGCACCAGCGTGGAGACGCTTCTCAGCATGGCAGTATTTTATCGCAAGGTGTCAGCGCTGCCACTGTTGGCGGTATATTTCCCCGACAAGCATTACTGCCATGACTGTTGCACTCGCTCTGATCATCCTGATCTCACCCTTCGCGGTCGCCGCGGCAGTGGGCTGGGCGGCACAGCGCAGCAATATCCTGCGGTTCCGCCTCGATCTGTTCGACATGCCTTTCAACGCCGGCCAACCCGACTACGAGGCATACCGTGCCGGCCACGACCTCGACGCGATCCGCAGCCGCTTCGAACACCAGCCGTCATGGCCGAGTGCGGGCGTTCTAGGCGAGCGCCGATAGGAACCCGGTCACCGCTTCGCGGTACACCTCGGGCGCGTCGTCGTGGATCAGGTGACCCGCCCCGGGAACGTGCAAATACCTTGTGTCCTTCCCGATCTCGGCCATCTCGCGCATCTGCCCGGGCGGCGCCACCGAATTGCCCGCCTCGATGAGCAAGGTCGGAACCTGTACCTCTCGCCACTGCTGCCAATAGTCGCGCGTCCCCCATTGGGCAGCGATGTCCAGCCACCACTGCGGATACCCGTGCAGCCGCCAGCCGGTGGCCGTCCGGTCGAACGCCTCCAGGAAGTACCGGCCCGCGACGGGCCCGAACTCGTCGTAAACCTCCTGCGCCGAACCGAACTCGACCGGGAGGGCGTGCACCCACGGCTCCCACGGCCCGGTGGTACGGCCACGGAAATCGGGGGCCATGTCCTCGACCACCACCGCGCGAGCCAGTTCCGGACGGGCCGCGGCCAGGCACCACGAATGCAACGCACCCATGGAATGCCCCACCAAGATCACCGGCCGCCCCAGCCCGGCGACGGCATCACCGAGATCGGTGACGAAACGCTCGGTGCTGATCGGATACGGGTCGACCACGTCGCGCCCTCGGTGCCATGGCGCGTCGTATGTGTAGACCTCCCCCAACCCGGTCAACCAGGGCAATTGGCGCGACCAGGTGCTGCCGCGGCCCATCAGGCCGTGCACCAGAACGATGGGCTCGCCACGGCCCCCTCGGCGGGTGAGCAGATCTGTGACCATCCCGTTATCTTGCCGGGCAGCCACGGTAGCCTGAACACCATGCCCGTCGTGAAGATCAACGCCATCGAGGTCCCGCCCAATGCCGGCCCGGAACTGGAGAAGCGGTTCGCGAACCGTGCACATGCTGTCGACAGCCAGCCCGGCTTCCTCGGCTTCCAACTGCTCCGCCCGGTCAAGGGCGAAGACCGCTACTTCGTGGTGACGCAGTGGGAAACCGAAGAGGCCTTCCAGGCCTGGGCTTCGGGCCCGGCCGTGGAGGCCCACAAGGGCCAGGCGGCCAAGCCTGTGGCCACCGGCGCATCGCTGCTGGAGTTCGAGGTTGTGCTGGACGTTGCAGGGCCCGCTGCCCAGGCGTAGCCGCGGCCGGACGCTGCGCCGCACTGTTGGCCTGACGGCCATCACAGCGGTCGCCGCGGCCCTGGCTTGTGGCTGTTCGCCGTCCGTCGCGCCCGCGGCAGAAGTGTCCTACGGCGCGCACATCGACACCATCACCCCGCCTGGTCTGCGGGCCAAGCAGACGATGGACATGCTCAACTCCGACTGGCCGATCGGGCCCATCGGCGTGCGGACCCTCGCCGCACCCGAGAAGGTCGATCTGGTGGGCACCAAGATGGACTCCATCTGGTGGGATCGCCCGTTCAAGGTCACCTCGGTCGACATCGGGGCCGCACAGGCGACGCTGCACGTGCAGACGTCGTACAACGTCGCCCAGGACATCGAGCTCCGCACCAACGATGTCGGTCTCGTCGACCGTTTCGAGGTCAACCTCGTGCCCCCGAAGATCGACAAGTGGTCCGACATCGATGCCGAGCTGACCAAGTCGGGTGCGCGGTACTCGTACCGGGTGTCGAAGGTCAACAACGGCAAGTGCGAGCAGGTCGCAGGCACCAACACCGAGATGTCGCTGCCGCTGGCCTCGATCTTCAAACTGTATGTGCTGCTTGCGGTTTCAGATGCGGTCAAGGCCGGGACGCTGAGCTGGGACGATCACCTCACGATCACCAAGGAAGGCAAGAAGCTCGGTTCGGCCGGGCTGGACAAACTTCCCCCCGGCGCCCAGATCACCGTGCGGACCGCCGCCCAGCAGATGATCTCGGCCAGCGACAACATGGCCACCGATCTGCTGATCGGGCGGATGGGCCCGGCGGCGGTGGAACGCGCACTGGTGACCGCAGGCCATCACGATCCGGCCAGCATGACCCCGTTCCCGACCATGCACGAGGTGTTCTCGGTCGGTTGGGGGCAACCGAATCTCCGCGACAAGTGGAAGACGGCCTCCCCGGCTGATCGGGTGGCACTGCTGCAGCAGACGAATTCCCGCCCCTACGAACCAGATCCGTACCGGACCCACACCCCGGCCTCCAACGACGGCCTGGAGTGGTTCGCCAGCGCGGCTGACATCTGCCGGGTGCATGCCGCCCTGCAGGCCTCGGCCTACGGTGCCGCCGCGCCGGTGAAAGACATCCTGTCGGCGCTGCCGGGCATCGACCCGGATCCGGCGAAGTGGCGCTACATCGGAGCCAAGGGCGGCAATCTGCCCGGCGACCTGACCTTCAGCTGGTACGCAGTGGACTACACCGGCCAGCCGTGGGTGTTCAGTTTCCAGCTGAACTGGCCGAAGTTCCGCAGCCCCACCGCCGCGGGCTGGTTACTGCAGATCGCCAAGCGCGCGTTCGCCATGGCGCCCGTGGGCTAACTGCTGGTTCGGCGCCTCGCTGCGCCGGTTTCTGCCTCAAGGCTGTGGTCGTCGCCGAATGACAACCTCGGGGTAGAAACGGACGTCCCGGTCGACAGATCCTGCGGCGGAAACTAGCTGCTGCTCCGCAGCGTCCAGGCGTGGCCGCGGAAGTTCATGACGGTGCGGCTCATCGGTGCGATGTCGATGCGCCAGAACGATTTTGGCGGGGCATCCAGGGCCACCAGGATGGCAGCCCTGACCACCGCGGGGTGGGTGACGGCGACCAGCCGTCCTCGCTCCGAGGCCAGGCCGTCCATCCAGCCGTGCACCCGATTGACGAGGTCGACCACGGATTCACCACCGTGCGGCGCCCGGGCCGGATCGGTCAGCCAGACCGCCAGGTCTGCCGGCGGGACGCCGCCGAGCACAGCTCCGCGCCAACTCCCGAAGTCCAGGTCGGCCAGCCGGGGTTCGACCGCCGCCGACAGCCCCAGCAGTTCCGCGGTCTGGCGGGCCCGTTTCTCCGGCCCGCAGCACGCGGTGTCGATGACACCGAGTTCAACGGCAGCGTCAGCCTGACGGTGGCCCAACGCATTCAGCGGTTCGTCGGTGGGAAATCGTCCGGCCGCCGTGGCATCGGTCATGGCGTGCGACACCAACGTCAGCCGGACGACCTCACTCATCGAAGTTCACGCTGCGAGAGACTCCCGTTTGCCCTCGAGCACCTTCGATGCCAGGGCCCCGAACACCAGACCGATCGTCGCCCAGATCACCACCTGGGTACCCAGGGAGTACAACCGGAACTGGTAGAGGTCGTCGGCCGGGAACGTCGACGGGGTCTCATGGATGCCCGGCAGGATCAGAAAAACCACGGCCATCGACACCACGTAGTCCGCGGCGCCGACCAGGGTGGCGTTCCATGCTCCCAGCTTCGGCGTCAGCCGGCGCGCCAGCAGCACCGATCCCACGAACAACCCGGCAGAGAGCACGACCAACAACAGGTACAGCAGGGTCCGCTGCTGGATGGTCTCCTCGAGGCTGACCGCCGGCGGGTTCGGCGGGTACTTGAGCGCCGGGACGATCCACAGTGAGACGAGCATGCCGCCCGCGGTCAGCGCGGCCAACGCCCGCGCGGACAGGTTGGCCCTGCCGTACAGCGCGCAGAACACGACGGCCAGCAGCGCGCCCATCGCCACACTGAAGATCAGGACGCCGAGGCCCATGCCGATGTTGGATTGCACGCCGCGGGTGAACACCTCGGCACTCTCGGCGCCGCCGTGCGAATGCCCGCCTCCGCCGTGCGAATGTTCCGCGGCTTCATGCGCCGCGCCGACACCGTTCTCGAAGTCGATCGCCCGACCGATGATCGGTTCGATCAGCAGCTTCGCCCACAGGAAGGCGAGCACGCCAGCTAGGGCGCCGGCCAGAATGCCGCGCCCGATGATCTGCTTTTCCATTTTGTCGCCGAATCTCCGCTGCGTCAGTGGCAGGGGAAACCGAGCAGGTGGCGGGCGTCGTGCACGAACTCGTGCACGTAGGTGTTGTTGCCCAGCACAGAGGTTGCGCCCTGGTCCATCCCGACGAAGTAAAGGGCCAACAGCGCGACGAACGCGGTCAGGGTCAGCCAGAGCACCGCCTTGGTTGCCGAGAGGTCGATCGGCCGGGCCTGGCCCTTGCGTACGTCAGTGGAAGCCATCGAGAGGTCCTTTCCGGGAATTCGCGTCCCAGTCCGTGTCGTGACAGGTCGGGTCTGACTGTTAACAGTGGCGCGGCCGTCCTGGACTCTCACCAGGTTCCGTTTGCCTGTCGATTACAACAGCATCCTAACCACGGCGCAGGAGATCGCCGTATACCGCAACCGCGCCCACTGCGTGAAAACGCAAATAACCGCAGGTGACGCGTTTTTCAAACGCGGTGTTTCGGCGAATCGGTGCCACATAATCACGCGGTGACCCAACTCCTACGCAGTGCGCGCGTCTTCGCCGCCGCCGTTATCGCAGTGCTGCCGTTTGTGTCCGTCCCCGTGGCCGAAGCAGCGCCCATCCCGGGCGGTGCCCACATCACCGGCATCGAGCACGTCAACGATCGCTGGGACAAGGTGTCGGTGTTCTCGCCGGCCATGAACCAGGTGATCGTCAACGACGTGTTGAAGGCTCCGCGTTCGGGAGCGCCCACCTTCTACTTGCTGCCGGGCATCGACGGCGGCGACAACCTCGACCCCGGCGGCAATTTCGCGCCCGGCGCCAAGAGCTGGTTCGGCATGACCGACATCCAAGGTTTCTTCGCCAACAAAAACGTCAACGTCGTCTCCCCGCTCGGCGGCCAGTTCAGTTGGTGGACCAACTGGGTCAACGACGGCAGCCGGCAGTACCAGACCTACATGACCCAGGAACTGCCGCCGCTGATCAACTCGCAGTACAACGCCAACGGCCGCAACGCAGTCGGCGGACTTTCGAGCACCGGCGGCACCGCCGTCGACTACGCCGTTCAGGCGCCCGGACTGTTCCGGGCCGTCGCGTCCTACAGCGGGCTGCTCAACCCTGCCGACAACGCCCAGCAGGTCTCGCTGACGCTGATGGGCGGCGGCGTGAGCGCCGACAACATGTGGGGACCGGCCGGCGGACCGCTGTGGGTCGCCCACGATCCGTCGAAGAATGTCGGAAAGCTGCGGGGTACGGCCGTCTACGCCGCGGCATCCGCCTCGGGCGACGTGGGTGACGTCGACCGGCTACCTGCGGGCTTCGGCCCCAACCTCACCGGCGGGTTGATCGAGCGCATCGTCGCCGACAGCACCAAGGTGTTCGCCGACGCGGCCTCCGCCGCCGGGGTGCC
Above is a window of Mycolicibacterium boenickei DNA encoding:
- a CDS encoding alpha/beta hydrolase; the protein is MTQLLRSARVFAAAVIAVLPFVSVPVAEAAPIPGGAHITGIEHVNDRWDKVSVFSPAMNQVIVNDVLKAPRSGAPTFYLLPGIDGGDNLDPGGNFAPGAKSWFGMTDIQGFFANKNVNVVSPLGGQFSWWTNWVNDGSRQYQTYMTQELPPLINSQYNANGRNAVGGLSSTGGTAVDYAVQAPGLFRAVASYSGLLNPADNAQQVSLTLMGGGVSADNMWGPAGGPLWVAHDPSKNVGKLRGTAVYAAASASGDVGDVDRLPAGFGPNLTGGLIERIVADSTKVFADAASAAGVPITYVVRPQGSHTWGLFESEMQESWNTTVGPALGS